The DNA window tacataatgagaaagaagcctttaatggggtagaaaatgtccatatttgctcacctaggtttaaagggaattagccatttctccttaacgttgataataaactaatttctttctgtatgaaacgtcaaacagacacggttgctcatGAGTCCGGTCAAACctgcactagtttttcctccatttcgtgggtccaaataaaccgaaaaagatcacttttaacttctcccccagcctcccgctagcctgcagcaggtatacacacacgcacacacaagtgaatgccgctctctcattggctgtaggcgatcgccaatgttattttcagtcaaaactcaattcacacggtatgatttgaatcgccgacagctccagatatttagcatgccaaatatctcgcaagcatcggcgactcatcagcgattctctcaaatcgcgtctttgatagttcatactgtgtgattgtcactcacatgcacgagcagcgatttgcctgtgatttcaggcatttgtcggcgatttctcaaaacttgtcggcgagccaaaatcggggctaaaatcacgcagtctgaactaggcattactgtGTAAAGGGGTCTTATGACTATACCCACATTAAACGTCAAAAAAAATTTacatgcaaaacaaaattaacactTGAACACTCCTGAAAATGcagattttattaagaaaaatgATTGGCCtttgcaagaaactgaacattattgaACAGCCCAAAGCATGTTGGCGACAATCAGTGTCCTGttactttcattttttaaacttttaggtGACAAGGAACTAAAATTTCATCAGGTGACAGAAATGGATACAAAAAAAGAGTGGCAGAAAGAGTTCTCAAAAATTATACTCAAGTAAATATACCATTACTTGCACAAAATTGTAGTTCAAGTTTAGTATAAAAgtatcttttgtaaatattactcaaagtattagtaaaaagtagcccttttcaaaagtactcaagagtagtaagcATTCTGCTGTGAAAGGCTAATGCTTTTATATGCAATTTGTGCtggtgtgtgtaaacgtaacattctatagtacttttagttattgtttaagactATTTGCCAATTTTCAGACTGTGTaaaccagggatgtccaaacttggtcctggagggctggtgtcctgcagattttagctccaacttgcctcaacacacctgcaaggatgtttctagaaagcctagtaagagcttgattagctagcccaggagtgtctgattggggttggaactaaactttgcaggacaccggccctccaggaccgagttcggACATGCCTGGTGTAAAccgtctctgggtcattgcgtgtaaagattttggacatctccTTGGACACTTTTTGcacagtttgctgcatttttttacagtgctcaTGTCTTGAGGTTAAGAATGATGCAaattactttctatgtgcgatttgattgaaTTTGAAAGAACCGAtttttctactcagccaatcaccatagacaagaagaaataaagtagtgactgcagtttgaaggaaaatagtggagtaaaagtaccgatactgcgCTAAATGTAGTATTGTATTAAAGGGaaagtaaaagcacacatttttaaaactacaaaattacaatttctgagaaaaactacccaATTGCAGTCATTTGACTATTTGTAATCTGTTACTTTGCACCATTAAAAAGTTCAGTCAGAAAACCAGTTCTCAACAAGGTATTGGTACCGCTGTAGATAATGAGTTAATAGTCATCAGTTTTATGTTACCAAATTGCTCAGAATTGACATTTACTGTACTTCTTGATTGTGTTCTGCTTTTTTAACGCTCCTCTGCTCTCCCTCACAGATGCACTATAGAGAACCGAACAACAGTGATTAATAATGGACTTTCCAAGAGTTCCAGATTTTCATTTGAAGCCTTCCGCTTTGTGGAGCATCGTAATCAGCAGCAGTCTACCATTTACCTGCACTGTATATTGCGTCTTTGCGAGCCAAAGAAATGCAATGAACTGATTAATGTAGGAGTCTTTTATTGCTAGACAGGGGTAGAGATTACTGCTAACCTTCATTAactaactttttttaaacaatattttactctTGCAGGCTTGCAACTCTACTGGAGCACGAAGAAAAAGGGCTGCAGTGCCTTACGGAGCAAAAGCCACAGAATCTGCTATGGTGTCTGTGGGCCCTCTGTACACTGAAGCCCTGGGTGAGCCatctacatacagtacacacaacaAACCAgctctcagctttttttttactGCGCTTGACCCTGGGTTATCTTCATTCTGAAGCCTACTTTTAAACGGTGCATGCTTGTCATTTTGGGAGAAGGTACTTTCTGCAGAACCAATGGATGGAGATTGACTTTAAAGTTATCAAATTCCACAAAAGTTACTTTTTTAAGCACATTGTTACAGTTGATGtaagttaaagggttagttcaccataaaaaaaaataaatacactcacAAAAATGGACTCTTCacataaaaaatcttaaattgacTCTTCTAGAAAAATCTAatttaactcttatttttatatgCGCTTTTATATACGCTCTCCACTCAACAAAGAGACATAAAAACTTTACCCAAGACTGGAAAATTGTGTATTGTGCTTTTGTAGCAAAATGTTTGTCTTGCTTTCTAAACAGAAATAGATTGTGCTTTCTTATTTATGAATGTCCTGGTTTTTCTAACACCAAATTCTTCAATGTATTAATCAAACTGTATGTTTgtcgaaattaaatgaaatttcagttgcaaaaaaactaaaccaaaaaccAGTTCACTCGCacagtaaataaagtaaaaggcCTATATTCTAAGGCTTATTATAGAGACATCAAGGCATGTGAACCCAAACAGGCCTGATGCACCTCTAGGCAGGATAATTTATTTCTTCGATTAGTATGTTTGCATTTCGTGATTAGATCTAATGATTAGACTGATCCACACACAAAAAACTGACACTCTTCAGGAATTTTATAGTTGTTGGTTTTAAAGTTTACATGGATGACATAGATGTCATGCTCTTTAATAATGCAGTCCTGATGACAAACCTCCTCATGGAACAAGAGAGctgctgtatttacatttgtgACAATAAACACTTATcagctaaattattttattattgtaggGCAAAgctcaatgcttttttttttttttactgatccaGGCAGGCCAGAGGTTGAGATTTGACTGGCCTTGCCAACAGCTTCATTGATCCcagcacaaacaaataaaactgatGTTTTGTCCCATGTTATCCTGTATTATATACCAAGTTCATTTCATATACAGGGgggaaaggaaaagaaagaaatacaGAAGAAGAAAGGGAAAACATTTTGGAAAATGAAAAAGGGGTGGGGGATTGGAGTGTTTCTGTTAGAGTTCTTGTTAAAGTACTTAATAAAAGAGTTCATTATTACATAAAaatcctttgttttttttaaagagaaaatcTGATCTTATCAAGCTGCAGGGTGGACATATTTTTTAATCAATGTTGAcatcaatattacatttttagaaCCGCAACATTACACTGAAGAAAACAAAATGTGTTGTATATTTTGGCTTCTTGTCACTTCAATCAGTCCAGACTGAATGCCATTATTCCGAAGTATGCGAGACTAACCCAAATTAAGCACTTTAAGCAGGGAAAGTGCTAATAAGACCAATCTGAGACCAATCAGTTTACTTAACTTTAAGCAATTTCTAATAAAAGTGGTTTTAATGTGCCAAGATGTCTAACTTCTCCACTTTTTGATCCTATAGTTAAAGATCTTCCCACTGCATCGCCTTATGGTAAGATATTCTTTTTGAAACATTAATCAAAATACTACACTTGCATCAAAAATGATGAACGTGTAGACACTAACAGCACAGTTTGTTTTCTCTTGTGAAACAGGAGGCAATGAGCCGCAAAACCGGGAAAATATGAATGTGGCTGGAGTAATGGCAGGGGTCATTTTCGCCACCGCCGGTACTGTGGGTCTGATCATGGCTGGATGGTTTGTGCTGAAGAAGTTTGTCTGGGCTGGTGGCCTGCCTCGAGCTTTCCACTAAGACTTCCATCAACTCGCCATCTGTTTAGCGTCGAACGAAGCTTAATTTGATATCCCCGATAAGACGTCTGATCACATCACGGAGTCTGCACAAACCATAAAAGAAGCGCTTTGCATAATGCTTAATTAGCATATTGTAATCTACTTAGACAGCAGCCTGTAGTATGGTCACTTTGAATCTGTCTTTTTTTCAAGCGACtgcaaatattaatattaatagattTAATGAGTTTTAGATGTGCGCTAATATAAGGTGCACTTAGGCTCAGCTGCATTATTGAATGGAGCAAACTGTGGATGTAatctttttgtaatttttatgatCATACATTGTTTCTTATACACATTGCTTTTATATTAGCCCAGgggttttcaaatattttggttTTTAAATATGATCAAAAGTCATTCTTCCAGAAATGAGAAGgcaactatattttatttataaagaccCTTTTATATTGTGtgtgaaataatattattaagataATGTTGTGTCCTAAATCAGTGTTTCTTAATCACGTTccttttccatgtctccttataTCACACCTGATCCAGAacatcagctcattagcacagACTAAAAGACCTGAAATAGAGAGACAGTCCTCGCTGCAGCCCTAAGCCTTACCTTAGTGGGTGGTACAAGGACTGATACATAGTTGATGATCGCCTACACCTCGCcgtaacctaaacccaactttcaCAGTAGCATGAGTATaaccttagtgggcggtacaaggtccgCTATAGTTGGCCATAGTTGGCCATCGCATACACTGTCcctaccttaaacccaaccgtcacagtagcaaGGTCCGCTAcgtagttgacgatcgcctacgTCATCATGCTGCGGGCTGCAGCGAGGACATCTTGGAAATAGATGTGACAGAcgaaggagacatccaaaacatgccgTGTTAATGGTTCtgcaggaacgtggttgagaaacactgttctaaattaaactaaataattggCTTTTATTTTGGAGGCAGTATAACCAAAGTCAGTCAATCTACTGGCTgtaaaaatttagtttttcttttgaacacaaaacaagatatcaCAACATCTTGGTGACAACTGCCATTCATCACTCacttaaggccccgtttacactgtcaggtcttgatgcccaattccgatttgttgcctatgtctgatttgtttgcctgtctgtttacatgttgtttttattgtgacccatatccaattcatgtgtttacacttgccatacaatttacgatgtcgcgcatgcataaaggcggattctagcatctgtgccaagatgacatgtataatccatttttaaataatattgttttgtttgcgtctaaccATCCACacaaaatattcttattattttgttgctgttgtaccatggatattttctcaaattgacattaaacgtggagctaataaattactagataaaataagaatttaatcggTTGTCATCAGTTAAACAAGctgagtccttgccagaagcggcccggactctacacacagactcgggccagatatggttaacaggaatcaTCACAAACGGATGTGCGCGGGCGAGCTGCGGGCCATTCTCGGCCTGGATAACATTTACCGATGctcgagctcgggccgattactacctgctatctgggactagccacgatggaagaaattgtcttgtttttagctctgcgaaatatgcgaagtgtagtaaaagcagtgaatggttcagtTCAGATTTACCCCTACGCAGTTTATGtcatggtatggccctgatgtgtgtgtgtgtgtagttgaagatgtagcttTTGCCTGTGTGTGCAGTGCtgcgcactggtgttggagagaataaagtggTTCTATGTGAAgccgcagtgcgtgtattaatagcgacaaaaagcaaaagttacaacacgaagttcgcccaactttaaaaggattttgaggcggaggtggAAAAGGGCCATCATCAGAGCTTGCACTTATGGTTTATGTGCTGTATGATGTTCTCCACCATTCAGAGAGAGGTCTCAGGTCTGGtaggagcaaattgtggcgactgatcactttcctcctctgtgtttactcggatgttgtttaccgcgtcggcatctccacaTACGCTCGTTCttctgtcattaaaccgcggagaagcaccacattgtcgtaagtttaatgatgtacagaacgaAATACCTCAACAAATCCAATCtggctgtttacatgacagtcgcattgtcacatatctgatctatctctgatttatttccacatatgaaggaggcctgaaaccaatctctgaatatctgaatgcatGGGTTGTTTTTTTGAGTTTACACattcatagaacagatccgatctgtgtcgcatatgagcaaaaaatagcaattgggtcacatttaactggcagtgtttAAGGGGGCCTTACTATAGAAGTGAATGGGACCAAGTACTGTTTGGATATTTGCATTGCTtaaatgtctatttttatttagGAAAAGATTGAAGAACCTACAGGATTGGAACGAAGTTTGAGGATAAATACATGATGATAAAAGTGTGATGTTTCCACAAACTATTACTtcaaaataatattagtaaattttctcctttttataaatatttgaaaattggATGTAACTTctgtttgaaaacccctgtattACAGCCAATGACTTGCTGCTTTCTTGTATTTTAAAGGCATAATAACTATTTAGATGCTATGTATTTAGAAAGAAAAACTTTTATTAATACACAGAAGTTGATGCAATAATCATCAGACAACATATATGTTCATTTCAAATACGTACAAACTGATCTTCTTAACTATTTCCAAAACAGCATGTCAACACATATTACACACAAAAACATTCAGATTTCTCTTTGAAAACTGTACAAACCACAATATATTTACACAAAGCGACAGATCACAAAACAGTTGTTATTTACAATACATTACAGTTGTATTTCTGACAGGAATGGAGATGTGTTTAATTTAGGGTGTGTACGATGTCTTGTAACAGCGCTGTGAGTCTTGTGGAGAAATCCTCCTGTATGGACTCAATGTTTGTCTGATGGAAACCAGTTGACTCACCATGGCTCTGGCTTTCTTGGAGCGTTGTCATCTGCTGGTCCAAGTTAGAAATAAACTGTTGATTCCTAGTGGCAGAGTTCTGGCAGAACTGATCCACCTTTGAAGCCATCACTTCCCTTGGAGGCTGTGCCGACGCAAGATGGCCTATCAAAGCAATCTTGAGCGCAGCAACTTTTCCTTGTACCTCTAAACTAAAGGTACAAACTTCTTGCCCAAGCCTGGCGGTGACTTCCTCCCATAGTTCCTTTCCGCTGCTGTCTCTTTCCTCCTCGACAGCCTCGAATGCTTTCGTTTTAAAGTCCTCAAAGGCTGCTGTTCTTTTCTGGTGGCTTTCATCCAGAGCTGTTGTGATCTTTTGCACAGCCTCCTGGTAAAGCACTGCATCCTCTGGGTTCAGCTCCTGGAGGTTCAGGTTGAGTTTCTCACAAAGGTTTTGAGTGTTGGATTGGAGAACCGTCTGGAGCTGTTTGGTAAAGGGGGCGAGGAACTCTTTCACATTGGCTAGAGTGTGTTTGGGATGGCTGGGGTAAGGAGAGAGTCTTTCTCTCAGCTCGGCGAGCTCCTGCTTCAGACGGGCCCTCAGCCGCTCAGACTCCATGCTTAGTTTGCGCCTCAGTTCTGCTGCCATTGGGTTGTAAGAGTCTTCAGAGTAAAGGTCACTGCTCACTACATGGTTCTTCCACATAGAGCTGCAAAAGTAAGGTTGAGGGGTCAATGACTGAGAGCGTATGTGATAAAGCAAAGAAGAAATCAAAGCAATCCTGTGTACAGCTCAGATGCCATTCTGTTTTAATGCAATCAAAGAAGTATGGTTTGAATTCTTTTGGTTTATTGCATCTTCTACTGATTCAGGATGAGGAGATTGGAGTgctacatattttaataaaataaaataaagtttttgcaAGGCATTTAAAATGTGCTCTTTGTCTTATTGTTGAGACAGTTGGTGTAACCGTCAAGTTAAAAGAAACCTTACACTTTTGATACATTTCAGAGTCaactttgtttcattattttcaaAACTCTTATTCATAGTTTCATtatctttaattttaaaaaatgttatttcttTGGATAGTTGCACTATATTTAGTGACAAGTTGGCCTATTCAAATAAATGAAGCAATAAGATAATCTAATGCCAAACTACTTTAGGTTTTTATGTCATTATTATGTTACAACACTTGAATCAAAATCACATTTTAACATCACATTGTcatctaaaaaatataaaaataaattattagtatttcataagatataaaaaaacaaacaaaaactaaaattattgtCCTATAATTtaactgcaattatttatttttatttgttaaattatattataatcaaCACATTATAACttgtatgttttataaaaaattctatattagttttatattatattaatattttttatatttatacatttctaTCACTTCATGGTTTAGTTTACATGAACTAGAATACCCCTTCATCATGAAGTGAATTCCAGACAAGATTTAATAAacgaaaataaacaaaataagagaATCACATGATTATGCTATTGGTTAATCAAGAGTAAACTTACTTTGAGTCTTTGTCAAAATTCTTCTTGTCAGTGGCCTGATTGTCTTTCTGTAAACTCCATGCATCTCGACTGATCTCATCATTGAGTGGAAATGCTGAAAAGAAATACAGTTTCATGAGTCATTGTAAAAATTCTATCAAAACTAATAAATCACGTATGAAATACTACAAACCTGCTGTGGAAGCAAAGGCCAAAGCCAATGTAATAAACTGCAGATTCATGTTTCTTTGCTGATAAAGttaattctaaaaacaaaacagaaaatttacatttagttaGATACATCAGTTAAAAATATTATTGGCTGTCAATGACTCAAACGTCATCGAGTAATTGTTCAGCAATCTGACATCTGGCTCTTACCTGTTGATGAGAAAATGAGAGTTTCTTTCTCAGGGTCTACTTTTAAAGCAGTCCCTTATCAGAGGTTGTCCTGCTTCTCATCTGTGTCAACACAGACCACGTGGAGGGTCACTTTGATAACGGCAGGCGTTAGGAACTTAAAGCTATTTTGCAGATTGGTCTCTTCAAAGCTACTCGTTTCCAACAACACAGATTCACAGTAGCCACAGTGATGTCACATCAAGGCCAATACTGACGTAATTCCAAGTCAGGCAAGGTCAATGCTATTGGAATATGTTTACTACAAACCTGAGgtgtttggacacttttaatTTTATGGTTGAGGACTTTTATTTGagtcttttgcagtattttaaTTACAATAGTACGACCTATGATACAGACTTCATACAGGATGCTCTGTCCTGGCTATAAAGTTCAGTCAGTGAACTGAATGGCGTGAAATTTGGCTTAGTTCTACTTGGCTTTCCCACAGCAATGGCACAGTCACAAAGAATGAACCCTCAGGCCTGTGGTCGCTGCAGTATCTCTAGCTTTGCGAACAAAGGTGCTGTTTGTTTGTACTTTACTGAATGGGTCCACTTGGGTTTGCTTTGAGTGTACTGGGCCATTGCTGGTGATAAACAAAAAGCTAACAGTGGCTATCTTTGAACATTTAATTAGTTCGGTTTAGACCCACTTTCTGGCAGCTGTATAAcagagttataaaaaaaacaaacactgcacaGGGAATTTTGCCATAAAATGGCATCATTGAAGTGTCCAAACATGCTGTTTAGCTCAGGGTAATCAATGTATTGTTGTGTAAATCTAAAGAACCACGTCATTTGGTTTGTTCATTTTGGACTCTAAACTTATCCAGGGGTTGActacaaaacatgttttttttttatttttcaacagaAATTCCAATGGCATAAATCCACTAAAGAGGCTATAGTTCTCTAAATAGTGAAACTTTGATATTAATGTAATCAAAACTTTAACAAAAGTACAAGGTTATTCAACAGTACTATAAATACatggttaatttttttaaaggagcATCAGTGCAGTCTGGGCAATAACATTGCTAAATCATGTTGTCATACAATCGTGTTGACTTTGGAGcaacatttttacattactggCATATCACTAAATATCTTTCTTATCTACAAAACGTTATATCAGTGACCCAAAAACCGAACAAACTTCCTACACATTAGCAGAACTGGATCTATCCGACTGCATTCATTCACAAACTTATTGAACTCTGGAAGACTTATTCACGTGACACACGCCCACCTGTTGACCCCCAAAGCTGGCAAACGACAAGATGCGCTTACATGGTTTATTTAAACAGATTGTAAGTAAATATTTCATCTCTTCTGTTCAGTTTCGTTCAGTTTTCCAAGTTTTGAAATCGCTCAAAACGAATCGAATGAACCGATTCACCTCGCGTTTGAAAAGAGCCGACTCTAAAGAGTGATTCGTTCCTGCTTCagatttatttttcactttattaATTCAATTCCTCAAGAACTAGAGGTAATACATATTCAAATAGTTTATCAGCTTCGGAATTTGGGACTGTCGTAAGTAGCAGACGCACGTCATAATATTGAACTTATAACGTATATTTTTGTCATGAAACAATCAATGTTCATTATTGTTTCCAATGGTGCAACATTTTGTTGCTACATTTAGCAAATGTTTAAGTCTAACGTTGATCCAGCAATTTTCTAAAGGGACCCAACAACATATTTTGCAATGAAAAATGAGATGTGTAGCTAACTTAGCTTTTTCGGTTATGTACGGCAATTCAATGACGTTATTAATCaaactttaataaaatgttatgttttcaatgttttgagggatattaagtggttctcaatgacatttgtaatattaagtaaatggtgacaggtttGCTTTCCAGCACCTGGATAACCATaaaaactgtacaatttttttttttttactgtttagcTACGTGCATGCATGATAAAATACTAACTATGCATCTAGTTCTACGGACACCTACgtcttttttaaagaaacacgTTTTGTGAACACTCACACAGTCTGTCCATGCTGTGTAGATTTGCCTGATGAATGAATACTTTTTTGGCGCAAACAtttattcacaatggtatgaaccaatATGGGGGTGTTCActggtcaaatgtatattgaagttatctattattttaattattcatattacttAAGATATATAGaggacaaaacctgcaaaaacagtaaattaataaatacgcaaatataaATGGGTAATCCATAATTcctgtgtaaataaaataataaataaataaataaatgtttataaaaatccacaaattcctgcataaatagatatttaaataattaatagtgcagacaggtaaataattaaataaaccaaacaagggaaaaaagaaaacagtaaactgaaagtttattttaatgaaagtttGAAAGACGGTAAAAAAATCATCTTTCAGTTTAACATTTTCTTATttcttgtaatttatttaatttaatttagaaatttttaatgttttatttatacgtTTAGGTActcatattaatatatatatatatatatatatatatatatatatatatatatatatatatatatatatatatatatatatatgcgtatttgtttattttgatgcgtatttgtttatttattatttatttattgtttattgataTATTATTTAGTTTCGTCCTCCAtaaagatacagatcagagcaaactatttctcaATTATTAAAAGGCAGACCCccatatattttgttttgatgtCCATCAGGAGGAATCAATCATTAATTAGGGGGGTCAGACCCCTCCCCCATCCCCCCTGTTATTTGTACCCTGCTTGTACTTATAATTCTTGATCAGCATGGTAATGTTACACTGTTAGAAAACAATATGAAGGGAAATAAAAGCTAGCctctggtaaatttctgtttaCTGAAATTCAGGTGACTCTAAAAAATGcaatgtttaataacaaaaaaaataatactacaaGTAGTAAAATACTATCTAGTGATGTTACTATCTAGTGATCTACTATCTAGATTCAGCGGTAGATACCGTCAAACCTTTTCCCTATTTTATCCTGCTATCCGGTATTAACGTGCATAAAAATTATAacataaggctcagacagcgtcaccaaactgttggcttgtgcctaaaccattcacaaactgaataccgtatatgcaaccttaggttcgcggtcacctgtttgtcttgtttgtattcTTCTGCGCGGGACGCTCTctctgattcacacacacacacattctatcatttgcttttttaaatgcca is part of the Danio rerio strain Tuebingen ecotype United States chromosome 15, GRCz12tu, whole genome shotgun sequence genome and encodes:
- the zgc:162608 gene encoding uncharacterized protein LOC100037332 (The RefSeq protein has 5 substitutions compared to this genomic sequence), with amino-acid sequence MKLYFFSAFPLNDEISREAWSLQKDNQATDKKNFDKDSNSMWKNHVVSSDLYSEDSYNPMAAELRRKLSMESERLRARLKQELAELRERLSPYPSHPKHTLANVKEFLAPFTKQLQTVLQSNTQDLCEKLNLNLQELNPEDAALYQEAVQKITTALDESHQRRTAAFEDFKTKAFEAVEEERDGSGKELWEEVTARLGQEVCTFSLEVQGKVAALKIALIGHLASAQPPREVMASKVDQFCQNSATRNQQFISNLDQQMTTLQESQSHGESTGFHQTNIESIQEDFSTRLTALLQDIVHTLN
- the zgc:162608 gene encoding uncharacterized protein isoform X2, with amino-acid sequence MKLYFFSAFPLNDEISRDAWSLQKDNQATDKKNFDKDSNSMWKNHVVSSDLYSEDSYNPMAAELRRKLSMESERLRARLKQELAELRERLSPYPSHPKHTLANVKEFLAPFTKQLQTVLQSNTQNLCEKLNLNLQELNPEDAVLYQEAVQKITTALDESHQKRTAAFEDFKTKAFEAVEEERDSSGKELWEEVTARLGQEVCTFSLEVQGKVAALKIALIGHLASAQPPREVMASKVDQFCQNSATRNQQFISNLDQQMTTLQESQSHGESTGFHQTNIESIQEDFSTRLTALLQDIVHTLN
- the zgc:162608 gene encoding uncharacterized protein isoform X1; protein product: MNLQFITLALAFASTAAFPLNDEISRDAWSLQKDNQATDKKNFDKDSNSMWKNHVVSSDLYSEDSYNPMAAELRRKLSMESERLRARLKQELAELRERLSPYPSHPKHTLANVKEFLAPFTKQLQTVLQSNTQNLCEKLNLNLQELNPEDAVLYQEAVQKITTALDESHQKRTAAFEDFKTKAFEAVEEERDSSGKELWEEVTARLGQEVCTFSLEVQGKVAALKIALIGHLASAQPPREVMASKVDQFCQNSATRNQQFISNLDQQMTTLQESQSHGESTGFHQTNIESIQEDFSTRLTALLQDIVHTLN